A genome region from Nicotiana tabacum cultivar K326 chromosome 13, ASM71507v2, whole genome shotgun sequence includes the following:
- the LOC107759317 gene encoding uncharacterized protein LOC107759317: MDTAGSPDPNPPQPTTTTVVDDPLNNPYTSLNILCHDLSDLQDLATRGAWKSILDKVGHARSLNLLTKPHEHLTYLTFNALALTKLRRPVDANQELETLLENGQEDFNSPQFHYQNYPSHYPNMKGNFVPFALRWLHAYLPQALGQRVKSLDRLYTLLDYIRSKKVETLTNPSKESWKRREILVLNTIISHHLSQKDFKLCLELLNMLIELCGNDDPNVLSKLGYVKMQYGDVEGAKKAFNSVEGMVGSESEAGLRNLVGRNKALMYVVEKDYVSAVREYEECIERDGMDMVAMNNKALCLMYSRDLSDAIKVLENALERVPTVALNETLVVNLCSMYELAYVNHSDIKRTLNNWIARVAPDDFDSTCTRT; this comes from the coding sequence ATGGACACCGCCGGTTCACCCGACCCAAATCCACCACAACCCACCACCACCACCGTCGTCGACGATCCACTAAACAATCCATACACCTCCCTAAACATCCTCTGCCACGACCTCTCCGATCTCCAAGACCTAGCAACTCGCGGCGCGTGGAAATCAATCCTCGACAAAGTCGGCCACGCGCGTTCCCTTAATCTCCTCACTAAACCCCACGAACACCTCACCTACCTCACCTTCAACGCCTTAGCTCTCACCAAGCTCCGCCGCCCCGTCGATGCTAATCAAGAGCTCGAAACCCTCCTCGAAAATGGCCAAGAAGATTTCAACTCCCCACAATTCCATTACCAAAATTACCCTTCTCATTACCCCAACATGAAGGGCAATTTCGTCCCTTTCGCTCTCCGTTGGCTCCATGCTTATCTCCCCCAGGCGCTTGGCCAGCGCGTGAAGTCACTCGACCGGCTTTACACCTTACTTGATTACATTAGATCGAAAAAGGTTGAAACTTTAACCAACCCCAGTAAGGAATCTTGGAAAAGGAGGGAAATTTTGGTGTTGAACACGATAATTAGTCACCATTTGAGTCAAAAAGATTTTAAATTGTGCTTGGAGTTGTTGAATATGTTGATTGAGTTATGTGGGAATGATGATCCGAACGTGTTGTCGAAATTAGGGTATGTAAAAATGCAGTATGGTGATGTGGAGGGCGCGAAAAAGGCGTTTAATTCGGTGGAGGGGATGGTAGGGAGTGAAAGTGAAGCGGGGTTGAGGAATTTGGTGGGTAGGAATAAGGCATTAATGTATGTAGTGGAGAAAGATTATGTTTCTGCAGTTAGGGAGTATGAAGAGTGTATTGAAAGGGATGGAATGGATATGGTGGCAATGAATAATAAGGCTTTGTGTTTGATGTATTCGAGGGATTTATCCGATGCTATTAAGGTTTTGGAGAATGCTTTAGAGAGGGTTCCGACTGTGGCGTTGAACGAGACTCTTGTGGTGAATTTATGTAGTATGTATGAATTGGCTTATGTTAATCATTCGGATATTAAGAGGACGCTTAATAATTGGATTGCTAGAGTTGCTCCTGATGACTTTGACTCGACATGTACTCGAACATGA